From the Callospermophilus lateralis isolate mCalLat2 chromosome 10, mCalLat2.hap1, whole genome shotgun sequence genome, the window GGTGACTCAGCCAGTACCTTTGGACATTAATTTTCCCACTGCCCCTCCACCCCATTTGCCTGCTGGGGTGGGTAAACCTACTGGACAGAGAGCGAAGCTAGCCTCCTTGCCAAGTCCGTGTCCTTTGGTGGTCTGGACAGGGAAGCTGGCAGACGCCTAACTTGCTCCCCAAACTGAAAGAGGTGAGGTGCGAGTGGGAAACTACAGAATCCGGGTGATTCTTGTCAGGGGACTGGATGAATACCCTAGAGCCTGAGGCAGTCTTAGTTATTGCTTATCAACCAAGAACCTGTCCTGTTGAAGTAAACACATATGTTTGTTCTGATGCGATAGAGTGTCTGACCACCGCCTAATGGGCCTTGGGTGTGGAACACTAAATAGGGTAGTGACAGTTCAAAGGGACTGGTGCTGAAACTTTTTCACTGAGTGGTGTCAGCCCCAGACTGAGGAACTTAGGAAATCACATGCAAAGAGATCCTCTGGGTGAATTCTGAGAAGATGAGAAGAGATAACCATGGAAAGAGAGCAGGTTGTACAGAGATTTGGCAGCTTTGGGGATCATAACACAGTGGAGCAAATGAGAGAAGGCTGGGCTGCTTTTGCAGCTAGGTAGAGAAGAAGTGATCAGGGGCAGAGTGCCTGCTGGACTTTTTCCTACAGGCAAGGAGTATAAGTAGTTTCTGAGATGTAGGGCCAGCCTTGTCGTCAGAATCTGTCCAGGGCTTTGCCACAGTAGCCACCCTTACCGAAGTAGAACGTAGCCTTGGACAGAACACATATCAGGAAGGCTCTTGCTAGAGATTTCCCTGTGTTCTCCTTTTTTAGGGGCCAGTTTCTTCTCTACCAGGGTCAGGAGGGCTGTGTTTATCTAAAATCCACCATAGCTGAAGGTCCTGGATGGACCAAAGGAAGCTCAGAAGACAATATACTTGAAGCATGGGATACCCAGCACATTCAGTAGAAGCTGGGCTTTTGCCCTCAGAACTCATAGGTGGCTTGATGAATTTGTTGGCCTGCAGCAGAGCCATAACAAACCACTTGTTTTCAGCTGCTCCACCTTAAAGTGATACATTTGCTTCTCTGTTTTGCATATAGAGAAATGGAGGCTTCAAAGCCAGGGCAACTGACCCATTACAACTCTGTTAAGATATAGAGCTGGGGGTGCTGGGGTTTGTGGTTTAGCAGTAGACTGCTCGCCTAgtatgttcaaggccctgggttcgatccttggcaccacataaaaataaataaaataaaggtattgagtccaactacaactaaaaaataaatactaaaaagaaaagatgtagagctgggggcttgggttgtggctcagtggtagagcacttgcctggcaagtgtaaggcactgggtttgattctcagcacctcataacaataaataaacaaaatgaatgtgttaaaaaacagagaaaaagttGGCtgtggctatggctcagtggtaaagtgcttccctagcatgcatgaggcactgggttcaattctcagcaccacatacaaataaataaaataaaggtccattaacaattaaaaaatattttttaaaaagtagagctGGGGACCAAGGGTGTAGTCCAGTGATAggacacttgcctagcaagtccaaggccctgggtttgctccctagcttggggggaaaaaaagaagtgagCTGGAGTTTGAACCCCAGGTCTGCCTAACTATAATCTAAGACCCTGACCTTTGTATTGCCCACTTTAGGGCATAATCCAAGCTGGGCCACAGGCCTAGTTGGACCCATACAGCCCCTCCCTTCTACCTCTAGTTTGGCTCCCAGTCTCCTCCTTAAAACAggctttgagggctggggatatggctcaagtgatagcgcgctcacctggcatgcgtgcggcctgggtttgatccttagcaccacatacaaataaacgttgtgtccgccgaaaactaaaaaattaatattaaaaaattctctctctcttaaaaacaaaaaacaggcttTGATCTCAGGGAGCCTCTTCCCACCAAGTCTGCCACATTATCCCTAGCTGGGCCTTATTCttgaaacttttcaaaagattgatCTCCTTCCCTTTTTCCTCCTTGGCTCAAGTCTGCTATTTCAGTTTGTGTACTGCCCAACTCAGTTTTGGCCCCCTCATCTTTGAGAGTGGGGCAGCATTCTGTCTTGTTTAGTCATGAGGTTGAATGAGATATGCCCAACCCTCATTAATGGAAGCAAgccaccttttttgtttgtttgtttgagacagggtcttgctgtttgctaaggctgccctcaaacttgcaattctcctgcctcagcctcctgagtagttgggattacagttgtACACCACTGAACCCTACAAACATATCCTGTTTTTACTCTCATCAGGTGCCCGGAGCAGTGCCCAAGCTGACTCAGGTTCCAGTGAGGATGAGGCAGCCAGTGAGGCCCGCAGCACCACCAGTGACTGTCCCAGCCTTCTCAGCACCACAGCAGAGGACAGTCTGGGTGAGAGCAGGTGGCAGTTTGGTCGGGGCTTGGCTCAGGCTCCACTGGGCGAGGGCAAGAAGTGGTGCTGACCCACTGGCCTTGCAGGGGGGGATGCCGTGGATGAGCAGGGCCAACAGGAAGACCTTGAGGAAAAGCTGAAGGAATATGTGGACTGCCTCACAGACAAGAGGTATTCCTGGCTGCCAGCCAACTCCTACAGTGGGGCCCTGCTCAGCCCATGCCAAATATGACAAAGGAGGCTGGCCCCCATGACCCCCCTTCTCTATTTCCCCAGTGCCAAGACCCGGCAAGGAGCGCTAGAGAGCCTGCGCCTGGCCCTGGCCTCCCGCCTACTTCCTGACTTCTTACTAGAGCGCAGCCTTACACTGACTGATGCCCTGGAAAAGTGCCTCAAGAAAGGTTAGGCCCTTAGGATGCATGGGGAACCTTAACTAGGCAGGAGGTGATCCTTGCTGCCTTGGGCTAACTGAAAGGATCCCACAGGGAAGGGCGAGGAACAGGCCCTGGCTGCTGCTGTCCTAGGCCTGCTGTGTGTGCAGCTGGGCCCTGGACCCAAGGGTGAGGAGCTGTTCCACAGCCTGCAGCCCCTGCTGATCTCTGTGCTTAGTGACAGCACAGCTAGCCCTGCTGCCCGGCTCCAAGTGAGTATTCCCAAGCGCCAAAGAACCTTTCCTTCACCTTATCCCTAAGTAGAGTGATAGATTTCACCTGTTCAGGCTCCCCGACTCTAAGGGAGTTGAGCCCCACAGCTGGGAAGCTGGGTTCACTCCCTAACCAGGTCTGGCTCTGTCCTCCTCCCAACAGTGTGCTTCTGCTCTCGGCTTGGGTTGCTATGTGGCTGCTGCTGATGTCCAGGTGAGTGGCCTTTGGACACAAGTGGTACCACCTAAACCCTTAGGTCTGTCCCTGAGTCCATCCCCTGCCTCCCTGTGCTCCTAGGACCTGGTCTCTTGTCTTGCCTGCTTGGAAGGTGTTTTCAGCCGGTCCTGTGGCACAGGTGGTTCCACAACTCCTGTGGTCCCTGCCAGTCTTCATGGGCTGCTTTGTGCTGCCCTGCAGGCCTGGGCATTGCTGCTCACCATCTGCCCCAGCACCCATATTAGCCACATCCTCAACAGGTAGGGGCAgctgaccactgggagtgggaagaGATCATGATGGGGCCCCCAACAATGCCCACAT encodes:
- the Ifrd2 gene encoding interferon-related developmental regulator 2; its protein translation is MPRARKGNAPRKGGQRRGGARSSAQADSGSSEDEAASEARSTTSDCPSLLSTTAEDSLGGDAVDEQGQQEDLEEKLKEYVDCLTDKSAKTRQGALESLRLALASRLLPDFLLERSLTLTDALEKCLKKGKGEEQALAAAVLGLLCVQLGPGPKGEELFHSLQPLLISVLSDSTASPAARLQCASALGLGCYVAAADVQDLVSCLACLEGVFSRSCGTGGSTTPVVPASLHGLLCAALQAWALLLTICPSTHISHILNRQLPRLPQLLSSESVNLRIAAGETIALLFELARDLEEDFIYEDMEALCGTLRTLATDSNKYRAKADRRRQRSTFRAVLNFVEGSECEEETIRFGLEVLYVDSWARHRIYAAFKDVLGSGMHHHLQNNELLRDIFGLGPVLVLDATALKACKISRFEKHLYNAAAFKARTKARSRVRDKRADIL